A stretch of the Massilia sp. W12 genome encodes the following:
- a CDS encoding M13 family metallopeptidase — MKKRVLGALICALFATHGAHAADAAQSSQAAAEAAGVTQRTGIEFHHMDKSVRAQDDFFRHLNGAWLRHTEIPADRSSWGSFNKLADDVQGHLQTIVEGLQKQKEYAPGSDGQKLLDFYQSYMQEAQIEQAGLKPLSPVLAQIEAAKDKRALAAVLTNLQRQGLATPFTLNIEQDLRNSSRYLPNLNQARLSLPEREFYLNQKDENMAQIRAKYLSHIERMLTLAGIDDAAAKAGRILALETALAQGHWSAVALRDPQTQYNKMDLAGLRKLVPEFDWEYFWQEAGVQAHSAELNVGQPSFMQHFGKLYASHSLPDWKLLLQWQALSSMAPYLPKALADEHFAFHSGVISGVTQQLPRWKRGMALLNRHLGELLGKQYVAQYFPPESKQRAQKMVDNFMRAFAQGIDQLDWMSEATRKEAHTKLSKMKTKIGYPDKWRDYGPLQVRAGDLIGNLQRSAAYRYNYDLQRLGKPIDRSEWYMPPQTVNAYFNPTMNEIVFPAAILQPPFFYAKADEAVNYGAIGAVIGHEISHAFDDEGSKFDGDGNLRNWFSEQDLKRFHERANRLVAQYEAFSPIPGYHVNGKLTLGENIADNSGLAVAYKAYQLSLGGKPAPVIDGMSGEQRFYLGFGQIWRSKMRDKAMMAYLKTNSHAPGEIRANGTLRNQHGFYQAFGVKEGDKMYLAPEQRVSIW; from the coding sequence ATGAAGAAACGAGTACTTGGCGCCTTGATTTGCGCACTTTTCGCTACCCATGGCGCGCACGCTGCTGATGCGGCGCAATCAAGCCAGGCGGCAGCAGAGGCGGCTGGCGTCACCCAGCGCACCGGGATTGAATTTCATCACATGGATAAATCCGTGCGCGCGCAGGATGATTTTTTCCGCCATCTGAATGGCGCTTGGCTGCGCCACACAGAGATTCCGGCGGATCGCTCCAGCTGGGGCTCTTTCAATAAGCTGGCCGATGATGTGCAAGGCCATTTGCAAACCATTGTCGAAGGTTTGCAAAAGCAAAAAGAGTATGCGCCGGGTTCAGATGGGCAAAAATTGCTGGATTTCTACCAGAGTTATATGCAAGAGGCGCAGATCGAGCAGGCTGGTTTGAAGCCGCTCAGTCCGGTTCTGGCGCAGATCGAGGCGGCCAAGGACAAACGCGCGCTGGCCGCCGTGCTGACCAATTTGCAGCGGCAGGGGCTGGCCACCCCTTTCACACTGAATATTGAGCAGGATTTGCGCAACTCCAGCCGCTATCTGCCAAATTTGAATCAAGCCCGCCTCTCGCTGCCGGAGCGCGAGTTTTATTTGAATCAGAAAGATGAAAACATGGCGCAGATCCGCGCCAAATATCTGAGCCATATTGAGCGCATGCTGACCCTGGCCGGCATTGATGACGCCGCAGCCAAGGCCGGCCGCATCCTGGCGCTGGAAACCGCGCTGGCGCAAGGGCATTGGAGCGCAGTCGCTTTGCGCGACCCGCAAACCCAATATAACAAAATGGATCTGGCCGGTTTGCGCAAACTGGTTCCGGAATTCGATTGGGAATATTTCTGGCAGGAAGCCGGTGTGCAGGCGCACAGCGCGGAATTGAATGTCGGCCAACCTTCTTTCATGCAGCATTTCGGCAAACTGTACGCCAGCCACAGCCTGCCGGATTGGAAATTATTATTGCAATGGCAAGCGCTCAGCAGCATGGCGCCGTATCTGCCGAAAGCCCTGGCGGATGAACATTTTGCCTTCCATTCCGGGGTGATCAGCGGAGTGACGCAGCAGTTGCCGCGTTGGAAGCGCGGTATGGCGTTGTTGAACCGCCATCTGGGCGAATTGCTCGGTAAACAATATGTGGCGCAATATTTCCCGCCGGAGAGCAAGCAGCGCGCGCAAAAAATGGTGGATAACTTTATGCGCGCCTTTGCTCAGGGCATTGACCAGCTGGATTGGATGAGCGAAGCCACACGCAAGGAAGCGCACACCAAGCTGTCGAAGATGAAAACCAAGATCGGCTATCCCGACAAATGGCGCGATTACGGCCCGCTGCAAGTGCGCGCCGGCGATCTGATCGGCAATTTGCAACGCAGTGCGGCATATCGCTACAACTATGATTTGCAGCGCCTGGGCAAGCCGATTGACCGTTCCGAGTGGTATATGCCGCCGCAAACGGTGAATGCGTATTTCAATCCGACCATGAATGAAATCGTGTTCCCTGCGGCGATTTTGCAGCCGCCGTTTTTCTACGCCAAGGCGGATGAGGCGGTGAATTATGGCGCGATTGGCGCGGTGATCGGGCATGAAATCAGCCACGCTTTTGATGATGAGGGCAGCAAGTTTGACGGCGATGGCAATTTGCGCAATTGGTTTTCCGAGCAGGATTTAAAACGCTTCCATGAACGCGCCAACCGTCTGGTGGCGCAGTATGAGGCGTTCAGCCCGATTCCAGGCTATCACGTGAATGGCAAGCTGACGCTGGGGGAAAATATCGCCGACAATTCCGGTTTGGCGGTGGCGTACAAAGCCTATCAGTTATCGCTTGGCGGCAAGCCGGCCCCGGTGATTGACGGCATGAGCGGCGAGCAACGTTTTTATCTCGGCTTTGGCCAGATCTGGCGCAGCAAGATGCGGGATAAGGCGATGATGGCGTATTTGAAAACCAATTCGCATGCGCCGGGGGAAATCCGGGCCAATGGCACGCTGCGCAATCAGCACGGTTTTTATCAAGCGTTTGGCGTCAAGGAGGGCGACAAGATGTATCTGGCGCCGGAACAGCGCGTCAGTATCTGGTAA
- a CDS encoding c-type cytochrome codes for MSEAHNEHESAIKTPKQLITVVILAFLIPILGIMLLVQYVTSDKLTGAGSNSQEPGAVESRIQPVADEGFKLAGASGPKVLQSGEEVYKASCQACHGSGAAGAPKVGDAAAWSARIAKGYEGLMKTAIAGLNGMPAKGGNADLDDVEIGRAIVFMANQSGAKFKEPEAAAPAAAAAAGSASAAALSADAGKKVYDAACVACHGAGVAGAPKFGDKAAWTDRIKQGNPALYEHAIKGFQGKAGMMPAKGGSSASDDEIKAAVDYMTAAVK; via the coding sequence ATGAGCGAAGCACACAACGAGCACGAATCAGCGATCAAGACACCCAAACAACTGATCACGGTAGTGATTCTTGCCTTTTTAATTCCCATCCTGGGCATCATGCTGCTGGTGCAATATGTGACCTCGGACAAACTTACCGGCGCCGGCAGCAACAGCCAGGAACCGGGCGCAGTCGAATCCCGCATCCAGCCGGTGGCTGACGAAGGCTTCAAACTGGCTGGCGCAAGCGGCCCGAAAGTATTGCAAAGCGGCGAAGAAGTTTATAAAGCCAGCTGCCAGGCTTGTCACGGCAGCGGCGCGGCAGGCGCTCCCAAGGTGGGCGATGCTGCAGCCTGGTCGGCCCGGATCGCCAAAGGTTATGAAGGGTTGATGAAAACCGCAATCGCCGGTTTGAATGGCATGCCGGCCAAGGGCGGCAATGCGGATCTGGATGATGTTGAAATCGGCCGCGCGATTGTCTTCATGGCGAACCAATCCGGCGCCAAATTCAAAGAACCTGAAGCCGCCGCTCCCGCCGCAGCAGCAGCAGCCGGCAGCGCCTCTGCCGCCGCGCTCAGTGCTGACGCCGGCAAGAAGGTCTATGACGCCGCCTGCGTCGCCTGTCATGGCGCCGGCGTGGCTGGCGCGCCGAAGTTTGGCGACAAAGCCGCCTGGACTGATCGCATCAAGCAAGGCAACCCGGCCCTGTATGAACACGCTATCAAAGGTTTCCAAGGCAAGGCAGGCATGATGCCGGCCAAAGGCGGTTCCAGCGCCAGCGATGATGAAATCAAAGCGGCAGTGGATTACATGACTGCAGCCGTCAAATAA
- a CDS encoding MBL fold metallo-hydrolase, translating into MHNSAPEYLFGAQLPEAGDTLPIRPGLHWLRMPLPFALDHINLWLLADGDAWLAIDSGIDSPDTRTHWSRIMQQHRLCGVLATHSHPDHIGLAHWLCAQAGVPLHASAAEYAYARLLSLDAAGVSNEDLIAHFIRHGMPPQLAQQMQQRKSHYPKLVPALPHSYRRLMHGQILRIGGNDWRIICCAGHSPEHVCLYQAEMGVLIAGDMVLPRISTNVSVFALEPHGNPLQQYLDGLQCLAQLPADTLVLPSHGSPFRGLHARIAELHTHHESRLEEVLQACREKPCSAAEIVPLMFKRALDVHQLVFAYGEAIAHLNKLNVDAKLAITHGSDLIIRYQAL; encoded by the coding sequence ATGCACAATTCAGCGCCGGAATATCTGTTTGGCGCCCAACTGCCCGAAGCGGGAGACACGCTTCCAATTCGTCCCGGACTGCACTGGTTGCGCATGCCGCTGCCGTTTGCGCTGGATCACATCAATCTGTGGCTGTTGGCCGATGGCGATGCATGGCTGGCGATAGACAGCGGCATCGACAGCCCGGACACGCGCACCCATTGGAGCCGCATCATGCAGCAACATCGCTTGTGCGGCGTGCTGGCCACACACAGCCACCCCGACCACATCGGCCTGGCTCACTGGCTGTGCGCACAAGCCGGGGTTCCACTGCATGCCAGCGCCGCCGAATATGCGTATGCGCGCCTGCTGTCGCTGGATGCGGCGGGCGTCAGCAATGAAGATCTGATCGCCCATTTCATCCGCCACGGCATGCCGCCGCAACTGGCGCAGCAAATGCAGCAACGCAAGAGTCATTACCCCAAGCTGGTCCCGGCATTGCCGCACAGTTACCGCCGCTTAATGCATGGGCAAATACTGCGCATCGGCGGCAACGACTGGCGCATTATTTGCTGCGCCGGCCATTCGCCGGAACATGTTTGCCTGTATCAGGCGGAAATGGGGGTGCTGATTGCCGGCGATATGGTGTTGCCGCGTATTTCCACCAATGTCTCGGTGTTTGCCCTGGAGCCGCACGGCAATCCCTTGCAGCAGTACCTGGACGGTTTGCAATGCCTGGCGCAATTGCCGGCGGACACCCTGGTGCTGCCTTCGCACGGCAGCCCCTTCCGTGGTCTGCATGCGCGCATCGCAGAGCTGCATACCCACCATGAGTCACGCCTGGAAGAAGTGCTGCAAGCTTGCCGCGAGAAACCCTGCAGCGCAGCGGAAATTGTGCCGCTGATGTTTAAGCGCGCGCTTGATGTGCATCAACTGGTTTTCGCTTATGGTGAAGCAATTGCGCATCTGAACAAACTGAATGTTGACGCAAAGCTTGCCATAACCCATGGGTCTGACCTTATAATCCGGTATCAGGCCTTGTAA
- a CDS encoding MerR family DNA-binding transcriptional regulator yields the protein MPTYTISELAREFDITARAIRFYEDQGLLSPSREGNGGRNRVYSARDRTRLKLTLRGKRLGLTLAEIKSLVDMYESPKDTEAQMRSFMAVLARHKQKLQQQRADIDSALQEIDIYETEGRRVLASGDYGAAPGLLEKAD from the coding sequence ATGCCGACATACACAATCAGCGAATTGGCGCGCGAGTTTGACATCACCGCGCGCGCCATCCGCTTTTATGAAGATCAGGGTTTGCTCAGTCCCAGCCGGGAAGGCAATGGCGGGCGCAACCGGGTCTATAGCGCGCGCGACCGCACCCGCTTAAAACTGACTTTGCGCGGCAAACGCCTCGGCCTTACACTGGCGGAAATCAAGAGTCTGGTGGATATGTATGAATCGCCCAAGGACACTGAGGCGCAAATGCGCAGCTTTATGGCGGTGCTGGCGCGCCATAAGCAAAAATTGCAGCAGCAGCGCGCTGACATCGACAGCGCTTTGCAGGAAATCGATATCTATGAAACAGAAGGAAGACGGGTGCTGGCCAGCGGCGATTATGGCGCGGCGCCCGGTCTGTTGGAGAAGGCGGATTGA
- a CDS encoding isovaleryl-CoA dehydrogenase, whose product MLHLPGLNFDHGEDIAALREAVQQFAAAEIAPRAAEIDRSDQFPMDLWRKMGELGVLGITVSEEYGGANMGYLAHIVAMEEISRASASVGLSYGAHSNLCVNQIKRNGSEEQKRKYLPKLISGEYIGALAMSEPNAGSDVVSMKLRADFKGDRWVLNGTKMWITNGPDADVMVVYAKNDLEAGPRGMTAFLIEKGFKGFSVAQKLDKLGMRGSHTGELVFEDCEVPVENVLGGLGRGVNVLMSGLDFERAVLSGGPLGIMAACMDVVVPYVHERKQFGQPIGQFQLMQGKLADMYSTMMACRAYVYAVGQACDRAQTPEAVRALRKDAASAILYAAEKATWMAGEALQALGGNGYINEYPTGRLWRDAKLYEIGAGTSEIRRMLIGRELFDETK is encoded by the coding sequence ATGTTGCATCTCCCCGGCTTGAATTTTGATCATGGCGAAGATATCGCCGCTTTGCGTGAAGCTGTGCAGCAATTTGCGGCAGCTGAAATTGCGCCGCGCGCAGCCGAAATCGACCGCAGCGACCAGTTTCCGATGGATTTGTGGCGCAAAATGGGCGAACTGGGCGTGCTGGGCATCACCGTCAGCGAGGAATACGGCGGCGCGAATATGGGCTATCTGGCGCACATCGTGGCGATGGAAGAAATCTCGCGCGCCTCGGCTTCGGTCGGCCTGTCCTATGGCGCGCATTCCAATCTGTGCGTCAATCAAATCAAGCGCAATGGTTCGGAAGAGCAAAAACGCAAATACCTGCCGAAACTGATTTCCGGCGAATACATCGGCGCGCTGGCGATGTCCGAGCCGAACGCCGGTTCCGACGTGGTCAGCATGAAACTGCGCGCGGATTTCAAAGGCGACCGCTGGGTTTTGAACGGCACAAAAATGTGGATCACCAACGGCCCGGATGCGGATGTGATGGTGGTGTATGCCAAAAATGATCTGGAAGCCGGCCCGCGCGGCATGACTGCGTTTTTGATCGAAAAAGGCTTTAAAGGCTTTTCCGTGGCGCAAAAGCTGGACAAACTGGGCATGCGCGGCTCGCACACCGGCGAACTGGTGTTTGAAGATTGCGAAGTGCCGGTGGAAAACGTGCTGGGCGGTTTGGGCCGTGGCGTGAATGTGTTGATGTCCGGTCTGGATTTTGAACGCGCAGTGTTGTCCGGCGGCCCGCTGGGCATTATGGCGGCCTGTATGGATGTGGTGGTGCCTTATGTGCACGAGCGCAAGCAATTCGGTCAGCCTATCGGCCAATTCCAATTGATGCAAGGCAAGCTGGCGGATATGTATTCGACCATGATGGCTTGCCGTGCTTATGTGTATGCGGTGGGGCAGGCCTGCGACCGCGCACAAACCCCGGAAGCGGTGCGCGCCTTGCGCAAAGACGCCGCCAGCGCGATTTTGTACGCAGCGGAAAAAGCCACCTGGATGGCGGGCGAAGCGCTGCAAGCCTTGGGCGGCAACGGCTATATCAATGAATACCCGACCGGCCGTCTGTGGCGCGACGCCAAGCTGTACGAAATCGGCGCCGGCACCAGCGAGATCCGTCGCATGCTGATCGGACGTGAATTGTTTGACGAAACCAAATAA
- the aceK gene encoding bifunctional isocitrate dehydrogenase kinase/phosphatase produces the protein MTQVAFPKLLRSQIAFDIARTILDGFDKHYRVFRHACRDAKRFFETAAWAQAQAAARERIGFYDKRVAECVAALEEEYEPQELTDEVWKELKLHYIGMLTDHKQPELAETFFNSVCCKVLHREYYHNDFIFVRPAVSTEYIENAEPTPTFRVYYPNQDGLRFSLKRIVTNFQLERPFADLERDIRHVAARMGQLFGGNKVEANHQIQVLTSLFYRNKGAYIVGKGINGNNEYPFVVPILHDKQGKLYLDTVIFAPEQIAVLFSFTRAYFLVDMEVPSAYVQFLRSLLPNKPRSEIYTILGLQKQGKTLFYRDYLHHLRHSSDCFQISPGIKGLVMLVFDLPSFPYVFKVIKDVIPPPKETSRELIKEKYQLVKNHDRVGRMADTLEYSQVAFPRERFSDELLQEIRSFAPSLLEEGRDSIVLRHLYIERRMVPLNIWLSNAEQSGQHALVEHGVREYGNAIRELVAANIFPGDMLYKNFGVTRNNRVVFYDYDEIEYLTDCNFRKIPEPRNEEEEMAAEPWYAIAKNDVFPESFATFLLGNPNIRKYFLQHHAALLEASFWQQKKANILAGQVEDVFPYPQEIRFCNLYPDGGNPPAAEPTINPVTLGESK, from the coding sequence ATGACACAGGTTGCATTTCCCAAGCTGCTGCGCTCGCAGATAGCATTCGATATCGCGCGCACCATTTTGGATGGCTTTGACAAGCACTATCGCGTGTTCCGTCATGCCTGCCGCGACGCCAAACGGTTTTTTGAGACGGCGGCCTGGGCGCAAGCCCAAGCCGCCGCGCGCGAGCGCATCGGCTTTTATGACAAGCGCGTGGCCGAATGTGTGGCCGCGCTGGAAGAGGAATACGAGCCGCAGGAATTGACCGATGAGGTGTGGAAAGAGCTGAAGCTGCACTACATCGGCATGCTGACCGATCATAAGCAACCGGAATTGGCGGAAACCTTTTTCAATTCGGTTTGCTGCAAGGTCTTGCACCGCGAGTATTACCACAATGATTTCATCTTTGTGCGCCCGGCGGTCTCGACCGAATACATCGAAAACGCGGAGCCGACGCCCACTTTCCGCGTGTACTACCCGAATCAGGATGGTTTGCGTTTTTCTTTAAAGCGCATCGTCACCAATTTCCAGCTGGAACGCCCGTTTGCCGATCTGGAGCGCGATATCCGCCATGTGGCGGCGCGCATGGGGCAGCTGTTTGGCGGCAACAAGGTCGAGGCGAATCATCAGATTCAAGTGCTGACCAGCCTGTTTTACCGCAACAAAGGCGCCTACATCGTCGGCAAAGGCATCAATGGGAATAATGAATACCCCTTTGTGGTGCCGATTTTGCATGATAAGCAGGGGAAGCTCTATCTGGACACGGTGATTTTCGCGCCGGAGCAGATTGCCGTGCTGTTTTCCTTCACCCGCGCTTACTTCCTGGTGGATATGGAGGTGCCGTCGGCCTATGTGCAGTTTTTGCGCAGCCTGTTGCCGAACAAGCCGCGCAGTGAGATTTACACCATTCTCGGCTTGCAAAAGCAGGGTAAGACACTGTTTTACCGCGATTATTTACACCACCTGCGCCATTCATCCGACTGTTTCCAGATTTCTCCCGGCATCAAGGGCCTGGTGATGCTGGTGTTCGATTTGCCATCCTTTCCCTATGTGTTCAAGGTGATCAAGGATGTGATTCCACCGCCCAAGGAAACCTCGCGCGAGCTGATCAAGGAAAAGTATCAGCTGGTGAAAAATCATGATCGCGTCGGGCGCATGGCCGACACGCTGGAATATTCGCAAGTGGCGTTTCCGCGCGAGCGCTTTTCCGATGAATTGCTGCAGGAAATCCGCAGTTTTGCGCCTTCGCTGCTGGAAGAGGGACGTGACAGCATTGTGCTGCGGCATTTGTATATTGAACGGCGCATGGTTCCGCTGAATATCTGGCTTTCAAACGCCGAGCAAAGCGGCCAGCATGCCCTGGTGGAGCATGGCGTGCGCGAATACGGGAATGCGATTCGCGAGCTGGTGGCGGCGAATATTTTCCCCGGCGATATGCTGTATAAAAACTTCGGCGTGACGCGTAACAATCGCGTGGTGTTCTATGACTACGATGAAATCGAATACCTCACCGATTGCAATTTCCGCAAAATTCCCGAGCCGCGCAATGAAGAGGAAGAGATGGCGGCGGAACCCTGGTACGCAATCGCCAAAAACGATGTCTTCCCGGAATCTTTCGCCACCTTTTTGCTGGGCAATCCGAATATCCGCAAATACTTTTTGCAACATCATGCAGCGCTGCTGGAGGCCTCTTTCTGGCAGCAAAAGAAAGCCAACATCCTGGCGGGACAGGTGGAAGATGTGTTTCCCTACCCGCAGGAAATCCGTTTCTGCAACCTGTACCCGGACGGCGGCAACCCCCCCGCCGCCGAACCCACGATCAACCCGGTAACTTTAGGAGAATCCAAATGA